From the genome of Flavobacterium ovatum, one region includes:
- a CDS encoding glycosyltransferase family 2 protein, whose translation MQLSVIILNYNVQYFLELCLLSVQSAVENIDAEIIVVDNNSPDGSCAMVRERFPHVKLIENKQNSGFPKGNNIGVAEAIGEYICILNPDTVVAEDTFIKVLAFAKKQKNLGIIGVKLIDGAGNFLPESKRGVPTPWVAFTKITALYKLFPKVVCFGKYYASHLTKNQTGQVEILVGAFMVVQRQLYKDIGGFDEDCFMYSDDIDLSFMALKKGKNNFYFHETTVIHFKGESTIKDETYMKRFQEAMNFFYKKHFKVSMLFSIFMKLGILFFSFVKMFQGKSKIKNEIEHFVLFSKDKNLANRLNTVIKKNLDFRDLNAEKLVFLESNANNSPVEIILDAHFVTFKECIGFMELQKNNNCTFKIIPKNTDFLIGSDNSIERGTVIKIGV comes from the coding sequence ATGCAGTTATCCGTAATCATACTCAATTATAACGTTCAATACTTTCTAGAGCTTTGCCTATTAAGTGTGCAAAGCGCTGTAGAGAATATAGACGCTGAGATTATTGTAGTCGATAACAATTCGCCAGATGGGAGTTGCGCCATGGTCAGAGAGCGTTTTCCACATGTAAAACTCATCGAAAACAAACAAAACTCAGGTTTTCCCAAAGGCAATAATATCGGAGTTGCTGAAGCTATAGGTGAATATATCTGTATTTTAAATCCTGATACAGTAGTTGCAGAAGATACATTTATTAAAGTTTTGGCTTTCGCCAAAAAACAAAAAAACCTCGGGATTATTGGTGTCAAACTGATTGATGGAGCAGGAAACTTTTTGCCCGAAAGCAAACGTGGCGTTCCAACGCCTTGGGTAGCTTTTACAAAAATCACAGCTTTGTATAAACTGTTTCCAAAAGTCGTCTGTTTTGGGAAATATTATGCTAGTCATTTGACTAAAAATCAAACCGGTCAAGTCGAAATCCTAGTTGGGGCTTTTATGGTTGTGCAACGACAATTATATAAGGATATTGGCGGATTTGACGAGGATTGTTTCATGTATTCAGATGATATTGATTTGTCCTTTATGGCTTTAAAAAAAGGGAAAAACAATTTTTATTTCCACGAAACTACCGTGATTCATTTTAAAGGAGAAAGTACCATTAAGGATGAAACTTATATGAAACGTTTTCAGGAAGCGATGAACTTTTTTTATAAAAAACATTTCAAAGTTTCGATGCTGTTTTCTATCTTTATGAAGCTTGGAATCTTATTTTTTTCTTTCGTGAAAATGTTTCAAGGAAAAAGTAAAATTAAAAATGAGATAGAGCATTTTGTCCTTTTTTCAAAAGACAAAAACTTAGCGAATAGGTTAAACACAGTTATTAAAAAGAATTTAGATTTTCGAGATTTGAATGCCGAAAAATTAGTTTTTTTGGAGTCTAATGCGAATAATTCTCCAGTTGAAATTATATTAGATGCTCATTTTGTTACCTTTAAAGAATGTATCGGTTTTATGGAATTACAAAAAAACAACAATTGTACCTTTAAAATTATACCCAAAAACACCGATTTCTTAATTGGGAGTGATAATTCTATTGAAAGAGGAACTGTTATAAAAATTGGAGTATAA
- a CDS encoding T9SS C-terminal target domain-containing protein translates to MKVTFFFFLIFTITTWSQISGCTDPLSKKFNPKATVNDGSCCYKKVKIKPDFSVQLSDSLTETSSLLYFDSLLWTINDDTDATIYGMNTKGIIEKKININGLKNKEWEEISQDNDYLYLGDFGNNYQGNRTDLRILRLAKNEYYNNLAKIDTIAFSYDDQTDLSAQKPNKTNFDCEAFVVLQDSIYLFTKRFKDLKTTVYSLPKQPGKYIAKAKETFKTKGLVTGATYFEATKTIALTGYSKLLKPFIYLLSDFNGTDFFSGNKRKIKLKLPFHQVEGIATPDGFNYYITNEKMVRKPIFNVHQQLHRVDLSPF, encoded by the coding sequence TTGAAAGTCACTTTTTTCTTTTTCCTAATTTTCACGATTACGACTTGGAGTCAAATTTCGGGTTGTACAGATCCTTTGTCTAAAAAATTCAACCCTAAAGCAACCGTAAACGATGGCAGTTGCTGTTATAAAAAAGTAAAGATTAAACCTGATTTTTCTGTTCAATTGAGTGACTCTTTGACTGAGACTTCCAGTTTACTTTACTTTGATTCTCTTTTATGGACTATCAATGATGATACTGATGCTACAATTTACGGCATGAACACAAAAGGAATAATTGAGAAAAAGATAAACATCAACGGATTAAAAAACAAAGAATGGGAAGAAATAAGCCAAGACAATGACTATCTATATTTAGGTGACTTTGGTAATAATTATCAAGGAAATCGGACCGATTTACGTATTTTGAGATTGGCTAAAAATGAGTACTACAACAATTTAGCAAAAATTGATACTATTGCATTTTCCTACGATGACCAAACGGACTTAAGCGCTCAAAAACCTAACAAAACGAATTTTGATTGTGAAGCGTTTGTCGTTTTGCAAGACAGTATTTATTTATTTACCAAACGTTTTAAAGATTTAAAAACCACAGTTTATTCTTTACCCAAACAGCCTGGAAAATATATAGCAAAGGCCAAAGAAACTTTTAAGACAAAAGGATTGGTTACAGGAGCCACTTATTTTGAAGCCACAAAAACTATTGCTTTAACAGGTTATTCTAAACTTTTGAAACCATTTATTTATTTGTTATCTGATTTCAATGGTACTGATTTTTTCTCGGGCAATAAACGTAAAATCAAACTCAAATTGCCTTTTCACCAGGTGGAAGGAATCGCTACACCTGATGGATTTAATTATTATATTACCAATGAGAAAATGGTTCGAAAGCCTATCTTCAATGTACATCAGCAATTGCATCGTGTTGATTTGAGTCCTTTTTAA
- a CDS encoding sulfatase-like hydrolase/transferase, with protein sequence MKLTFKNQLALLAVFTLILGQLKTWSQTRPNIIVILTDDMGYADIGFNNGAADIASPNIDALANAGTIFTSAYVAHPFCGPSRTALLTGRYPHKIGAQYNLSDTEYNKGVDLNETFFSNVIKTSGYKTGAFGKWHLGQSTAHQPNSRGFDYFYGMLTGGHNYFTTSGGTAAYALPLRKNYGLANEAIGAYITDLFSDEAVTFIQNAESNDGAPFFMYVAYNAPHEPMQALQSDMDILAAAPYNFTYTTSNRQKYAAMVYSVDRGVKKIVDALKANGEYNDTLIVFLSDNGGIVSGGNANNGPLKGNKGDTYEGGYRVPMMMHWPNHIPAGVKYDYVVSSLDFYPTFVNLAGATIPTGKKLDGKDIYNNIVNNTNPRAGESIFVLRHRALNNVGIRRDQWKAYSSGDGTWQLYNLNTDIGETTNLADSNQSLLNTMVSGGYQWSRTNIDALFFDSTAAENTWNSNNLPDYPKTFTGYTVDLSVPKFLSNQLPFVYLYPNPAAYSNLSIGLNFEPTDAIDIYIYDVLGRPVQIHNNAKIEVNNEVQLQLNSNIQNGTYFVRVVSGENSFSQTLIVKR encoded by the coding sequence ATGAAACTAACTTTTAAAAACCAATTGGCCTTATTAGCGGTTTTTACGCTTATTCTTGGACAATTAAAAACCTGGAGTCAAACACGCCCTAATATTATTGTTATCCTAACGGATGACATGGGCTATGCTGATATAGGCTTCAATAATGGTGCTGCTGACATTGCAAGTCCAAACATTGATGCCTTGGCTAATGCGGGAACTATATTTACTTCTGCTTATGTAGCACATCCTTTTTGTGGCCCTAGCCGAACAGCTTTACTTACCGGTCGTTATCCTCACAAAATAGGCGCGCAATACAATTTAAGCGATACCGAATACAATAAAGGAGTGGACTTAAACGAAACCTTTTTCTCCAATGTAATAAAAACATCTGGTTATAAAACTGGAGCGTTTGGAAAATGGCATTTAGGACAATCGACAGCACACCAACCCAATTCCCGTGGCTTTGATTATTTCTACGGAATGTTAACCGGAGGACATAATTATTTTACAACTTCAGGGGGAACTGCCGCTTATGCACTTCCGTTACGAAAAAATTATGGTCTTGCCAATGAAGCCATAGGAGCTTACATCACCGACTTATTTTCGGACGAAGCGGTTACCTTTATTCAGAATGCTGAGAGCAATGATGGAGCTCCATTTTTTATGTATGTAGCTTACAATGCGCCTCATGAACCTATGCAAGCTTTACAATCCGACATGGATATATTAGCAGCAGCCCCATATAACTTCACCTATACAACTTCCAATCGTCAAAAATATGCCGCTATGGTTTATTCCGTTGACAGAGGAGTAAAAAAAATTGTGGATGCATTAAAAGCTAATGGTGAATATAATGATACCTTAATTGTATTTTTGAGTGATAATGGCGGAATAGTCAGTGGTGGAAATGCAAATAACGGCCCTCTTAAAGGAAACAAAGGTGACACATACGAAGGTGGTTATCGAGTTCCTATGATGATGCATTGGCCTAACCACATACCAGCCGGTGTAAAATACGATTATGTAGTTTCCTCTTTAGACTTCTACCCTACTTTTGTAAATCTTGCAGGGGCTACGATTCCCACAGGTAAAAAACTGGACGGTAAAGACATTTACAACAACATCGTTAACAATACCAACCCAAGAGCAGGAGAATCTATTTTTGTGTTGAGACACCGAGCGCTCAATAATGTAGGTATCCGAAGAGATCAATGGAAGGCGTATTCTTCTGGTGATGGCACTTGGCAACTATACAACCTAAACACTGACATTGGTGAAACAACTAACTTGGCAGACTCTAACCAATCACTACTCAATACTATGGTAAGCGGCGGTTATCAATGGTCCAGAACCAATATTGACGCACTGTTTTTTGATAGTACAGCCGCAGAGAACACATGGAATAGCAACAATTTACCAGATTACCCTAAAACTTTTACAGGGTACACTGTAGATTTGTCTGTACCTAAATTTTTGTCAAACCAATTGCCTTTTGTATATCTATATCCCAATCCTGCAGCTTACTCTAATTTGAGCATTGGATTGAATTTTGAACCAACAGATGCCATTGATATTTATATCTATGATGTTTTAGGTCGTCCCGTTCAAATTCACAACAACGCCAAGATTGAAGTCAATAATGAAGTACAATTGCAACTAAATTCTAATATTCAAAACGGAACCTATTTTGTTCGGGTTGTTTCTGGCGAAAATTCCTTTAGCCAAACATTGATTGTTAAAAGATAA
- a CDS encoding T9SS type A sorting domain-containing protein, with product MKKKLLKKTGLLIAVLGLCTSQLSAQTTLTAGDIAIVGFKEVNTNVGAVAFILLKDITSGTKITITNRSWLSDQTGFTGAYGVDDTYTWTAGGAFAKGTILRLESDNTVKLVTGGAATTVGTTVAETGTGATAGFNLVSSNTTINDASNAPGITKAGDSVLIFQYSGGTFAYPTSGDSTAWIAGLKTGIPWGAIVSGTANSFSALPTALSGAGFNLYIGDANNGAYNGEILGSASNIRAKTNLAANWTTNLDNSGTLSGVYKLWSYAETNGTDFGQIGKSGTLAVRNFELDNAISVYPNPTANYVSINLGGNELTKASLTNVSGAIVLSSSATTIDLSSLSAGVYFLKIETAKGSTTKKIVKQ from the coding sequence ATGAAAAAAAAATTACTTAAAAAAACAGGGCTATTAATAGCCGTTTTAGGATTGTGTACTTCGCAATTATCTGCACAAACTACTTTAACTGCTGGCGATATCGCTATTGTGGGATTCAAAGAAGTTAATACTAATGTTGGAGCCGTAGCTTTTATATTGTTGAAAGATATTACATCTGGTACAAAAATCACTATTACCAATCGTTCTTGGTTGAGTGACCAAACTGGATTTACTGGGGCTTACGGTGTAGATGATACCTATACTTGGACTGCTGGAGGTGCTTTTGCTAAAGGTACTATTCTTAGGTTAGAATCAGATAATACAGTAAAATTAGTGACTGGAGGAGCTGCAACAACTGTAGGGACTACTGTAGCTGAGACTGGTACTGGAGCAACAGCTGGATTTAACTTGGTGTCAAGTAATACTACTATAAACGATGCTAGTAATGCTCCTGGAATTACTAAGGCTGGGGATTCTGTATTGATTTTTCAATATTCTGGTGGGACTTTTGCTTACCCTACCTCTGGAGATTCTACTGCTTGGATTGCTGGGTTGAAAACTGGTATTCCATGGGGAGCTATTGTATCGGGTACAGCAAATTCATTTAGTGCTTTACCTACTGCTTTGAGCGGGGCTGGATTCAATTTATATATTGGTGATGCTAATAATGGTGCTTACAATGGTGAGATTTTAGGTAGCGCCTCAAATATTAGAGCAAAGACTAATTTAGCAGCTAACTGGACTACTAATCTTGATAATTCTGGAACATTATCAGGTGTATATAAACTTTGGAGTTATGCAGAAACAAATGGTACCGATTTCGGACAAATTGGTAAATCAGGTACTTTAGCTGTTAGGAATTTTGAATTGGACAATGCAATTAGCGTATATCCTAATCCTACTGCAAATTATGTTTCTATTAATTTAGGTGGTAATGAATTAACAAAAGCTAGTTTGACTAATGTTTCAGGTGCAATTGTTCTTTCTTCAAGTGCAACTACTATTGATTTATCATCGCTTTCAGCGGGTGTTTACTTTTTAAAGATTGAGACTGCTAAAGGTTCTACTACTAAGAAAATAGTAAAACAATAA
- a CDS encoding ABC-F family ATP-binding cassette domain-containing protein codes for MNYLSVENISKSFGERTLFENISFGINKDQKIAFIAKNGSGKTTIMSIINGLDEPDTGQVVLRKGIKMAFLSQNNNLQEELTIEESIFASDNETLKVIEAYEKALENPEDEEAYQKAFDGMDQHNAWDFETQYKQILFKLKLEDFKLKVKNLSGGQKKRLSLAIILINRPDLLILDEPTNHLDLEMIEWLETYFAKENITLFMVTHDRFFLERVCNEIIELDNGKLYSYKGNYSYYLEKKEERIASENSSVDKAQNLFVKELEWMRRQPKARTTKSKSRQDDFYDIKEKAQSRRRENKVELEINMERMGNKIVELHKISKKFKDHVIMDNYSFDFQPGERIGIIGKNGTGKSTFLNLLTGTLPLDGGKVVIGETIKLGYYTQSGINPKPGQRVIDVIKEYGEFIPLMKGRMISASQLLERFLFDAKKQYDFVDRLSGGELKRLYLCTVLIQNPNFLILDEPTNDLDIVTLNVLESFLLDYPGCLLVVSHDRYFMDKIVDHLFIFRGQGVVENFPGNYSDFRAYEDSTDVAQKEDNKVEKKEWKQKNPTGNLTFNEQKEFQKLEKEIKDLEEQKVKIEQLFSDGKVVETDIEKKGKELQNLINKMETKEERWFELSAKMEG; via the coding sequence GTGAACTACTTATCAGTTGAAAATATCTCGAAATCTTTTGGAGAGAGAACGCTTTTTGAAAATATTTCTTTTGGGATTAACAAAGACCAAAAAATTGCCTTTATAGCCAAAAACGGCTCCGGAAAAACAACCATTATGAGCATCATCAATGGTCTTGATGAACCGGATACTGGACAAGTAGTTTTGAGAAAAGGTATCAAAATGGCTTTCTTGTCGCAAAACAATAATTTACAGGAAGAATTAACTATCGAAGAAAGCATTTTTGCTTCGGATAACGAAACTTTGAAAGTTATTGAAGCTTACGAAAAAGCATTGGAAAACCCAGAAGACGAAGAAGCCTACCAAAAAGCTTTTGACGGAATGGACCAACACAATGCTTGGGATTTTGAAACCCAATACAAGCAAATTTTGTTCAAACTGAAATTGGAAGACTTCAAATTGAAAGTAAAAAATCTTTCAGGTGGACAGAAAAAACGTTTGTCTCTTGCCATTATTTTGATTAATCGTCCCGATTTATTGATTCTGGATGAACCTACAAATCACTTGGATTTGGAGATGATCGAATGGTTGGAAACTTATTTTGCCAAAGAAAACATTACCTTGTTTATGGTGACGCACGACCGCTTCTTTCTAGAACGTGTTTGTAATGAAATCATCGAATTGGACAATGGAAAATTATACTCTTATAAAGGAAATTACTCCTATTATTTAGAGAAAAAAGAAGAACGCATTGCCTCTGAAAATTCGAGTGTGGACAAAGCACAGAATCTTTTTGTAAAAGAATTAGAATGGATGCGTCGTCAGCCTAAAGCGAGAACGACTAAATCCAAATCACGTCAAGATGATTTTTACGACATTAAGGAAAAAGCGCAAAGTCGCCGTCGTGAAAACAAAGTGGAATTGGAGATCAACATGGAGCGCATGGGGAACAAGATTGTTGAACTTCATAAAATCTCTAAGAAATTCAAGGATCATGTCATCATGGACAATTACAGTTTTGATTTTCAACCAGGAGAACGCATCGGAATCATTGGAAAAAACGGGACTGGAAAATCTACTTTTTTGAATTTATTGACCGGAACTTTACCGCTTGATGGTGGAAAAGTAGTCATTGGAGAAACAATAAAACTAGGATATTATACCCAAAGCGGAATCAACCCTAAACCGGGACAACGTGTAATTGACGTTATAAAGGAATACGGAGAATTTATTCCGTTAATGAAAGGAAGAATGATTTCGGCTTCACAATTATTGGAACGTTTCCTTTTTGATGCCAAAAAACAATATGATTTTGTAGACAGATTGAGTGGTGGTGAATTGAAACGTTTGTATTTATGTACCGTTTTGATTCAGAACCCTAACTTTTTGATTCTGGATGAACCAACAAATGATTTGGACATTGTAACCTTAAATGTATTAGAAAGCTTCTTGCTTGATTACCCTGGTTGTTTACTAGTGGTTTCTCACGATAGATATTTCATGGACAAAATTGTAGATCACTTATTTATCTTTAGAGGTCAAGGTGTGGTTGAAAATTTCCCTGGAAATTATTCCGACTTTAGAGCGTATGAAGACAGTACTGATGTGGCTCAGAAAGAAGACAACAAAGTGGAAAAGAAGGAATGGAAACAAAAAAATCCTACTGGAAATCTAACTTTTAACGAGCAAAAAGAATTTCAAAAGTTAGAAAAGGAAATCAAAGATCTCGAAGAACAAAAAGTGAAAATCGAACAATTATTCTCTGATGGAAAAGTAGTTGAAACTGATATTGAGAAAAAAGGAAAAGAATTGCAGAACCTCATTAACAAAATGGAAACCAAAGAAGAACGTTGGTTTGAATTGAGTGCAAAGATGGAGGGATAG
- a CDS encoding CDGSH iron-sulfur domain-containing protein, which yields MSKTKLTINSNGSIKIEGDFEIVDATGNTYGLEGRIALGLCRCGLSSNKPFCDGSHRNGFEHESKAFDLPALKSK from the coding sequence ATGAGTAAGACAAAATTAACCATCAATAGTAATGGTTCTATAAAAATTGAGGGTGATTTCGAAATAGTAGATGCTACGGGCAACACTTATGGATTGGAAGGAAGAATAGCTTTGGGTCTTTGCCGTTGTGGATTGTCATCCAATAAACCTTTTTGTGATGGTTCCCACCGCAATGGTTTTGAGCACGAATCAAAAGCTTTTGATTTACCAGCTTTGAAAAGTAAATAG
- a CDS encoding SDR family oxidoreductase, translated as MIHQDEIEEIVAIDTAEIERCIAILSQLTNDTDQIFDIPKEQRTALIKAAGQFARPDRDELSRRKKDGAKAAKRKMEKRDRTARKETGIRSARESAIFMAPKLLAAAELENKETLELETPRQCYVCKTDFTKMHHFYDSMCTDCGDYNYAKRFQTANVKGQIAVVTGSRLKIGYHITLMLLRGGATVVATTRFPIDSALRFAQESDFMDWEHRLKIHGLDLRHIPSVEIFCNYIEQQYGRLDILINNAAQTVRRPSGFYTHLMKNEGRPVASLPTQAQTLLSDHTHCLAELKVLTSGASSNDNMPVTWHGPEPGIGLRASAQLSQIPYSFDKALVTNEVFPEGELDADLQQVDLRKTNSWRLKLGQIETTEMIEVQLVNSVAPFVLCNRLSELMKKDNTGQKHVINVSAMEGKFYRDFKEDRHPHTNMAKAALNMLTHTAARTLAKDGIFMNAVDTGWVTDEDPAELAKKKQEQQDFQPPLDIVDGAARVMDPLFDGINSGKHWCGKFLKDYNPIAW; from the coding sequence ATGATACACCAAGATGAAATTGAAGAAATAGTTGCTATAGATACAGCTGAAATAGAGCGCTGTATTGCCATTCTTTCGCAACTTACAAATGATACTGACCAAATATTTGATATTCCAAAAGAACAACGAACTGCGCTAATTAAAGCAGCAGGTCAGTTTGCTAGACCTGATCGTGACGAGCTTTCGCGCCGTAAAAAAGACGGAGCCAAAGCCGCCAAACGCAAAATGGAAAAACGCGATAGAACCGCTAGGAAAGAAACTGGAATTCGTTCAGCTCGTGAATCGGCTATTTTTATGGCGCCTAAATTATTGGCTGCAGCAGAATTAGAAAACAAAGAAACCTTGGAACTCGAAACGCCAAGACAATGTTATGTGTGCAAAACGGATTTTACCAAAATGCACCATTTTTATGATAGCATGTGCACTGATTGTGGGGATTATAATTACGCCAAACGTTTTCAAACCGCAAATGTCAAAGGACAAATAGCGGTCGTTACAGGTTCTCGATTGAAGATTGGCTATCATATTACATTAATGTTATTGCGTGGTGGGGCAACTGTAGTGGCAACCACTCGTTTTCCGATAGATTCTGCATTGCGTTTTGCACAAGAAAGTGATTTTATGGATTGGGAACATCGCTTGAAAATCCATGGTTTGGATTTACGCCATATTCCGAGTGTGGAAATTTTTTGTAATTACATCGAACAACAATACGGTCGTTTGGATATTTTAATCAACAATGCGGCTCAAACGGTGCGCCGTCCTTCGGGATTTTATACTCATTTAATGAAAAATGAAGGTCGTCCAGTAGCTTCTTTGCCTACACAAGCGCAAACTTTATTGTCTGATCACACGCATTGTTTGGCGGAACTAAAAGTATTGACTTCGGGAGCTTCTTCGAATGATAATATGCCTGTTACTTGGCACGGACCTGAACCTGGAATAGGCTTGAGAGCTTCGGCACAATTATCTCAAATTCCGTATTCGTTTGATAAAGCATTAGTAACGAATGAAGTTTTTCCAGAAGGAGAATTGGATGCCGATTTACAGCAAGTCGATTTAAGGAAAACAAACAGTTGGCGTTTGAAATTAGGTCAGATAGAAACTACTGAAATGATTGAAGTCCAGTTGGTGAATTCTGTAGCGCCATTTGTATTATGCAACCGTCTTTCTGAATTGATGAAAAAAGACAATACCGGACAAAAACACGTTATAAATGTTTCGGCGATGGAAGGGAAGTTTTATCGCGATTTCAAAGAAGACCGCCATCCGCATACCAATATGGCCAAGGCCGCTTTGAATATGTTAACACATACAGCAGCACGAACGTTAGCCAAAGACGGAATCTTTATGAATGCAGTTGATACTGGATGGGTAACAGATGAAGATCCAGCAGAATTGGCCAAAAAGAAACAAGAACAACAAGATTTTCAACCACCTTTAGATATTGTAGATGGAGCAGCAAGAGTGATGGATCCCCTATTTGACGGAATAAACTCTGGAAAACATTGGTGCGGAAAATTCTTGAAAGACTACAACCCGATAGCTTGGTAG
- a CDS encoding class I SAM-dependent methyltransferase — translation MLFPIKSYLQFLWLSKNEHAVHSPFVFTLITKCFYDRKLKTDYTILKQFRQELLDNNSSIEITDFGAGSKVFKSNHRVISQMAKTAGIGTKRAELLYRISTYFQSKNILELGTSLGLATSALSLGSRTVETKATITTLEGCPQTANQAQLQFQKFGFKNIDIVVGEFDTSFEKLSIENSKYDLIYFDGNHSKKATLDYFERLVPTITNDTVWIFDDIHWSAEMEAAWEIIKKHPKVKVTIDTYQWGLVFFRYEQPKQHFIIRT, via the coding sequence ATGTTATTCCCTATCAAATCTTATTTACAATTTCTTTGGCTTTCAAAAAACGAACATGCGGTACATTCTCCTTTTGTGTTCACTTTGATTACAAAATGTTTTTATGATAGAAAGCTAAAAACCGATTATACTATTCTAAAGCAATTTCGACAAGAATTATTAGACAATAATAGTAGTATCGAAATAACCGATTTTGGTGCAGGTTCGAAAGTCTTTAAATCCAATCATCGTGTCATTTCACAAATGGCAAAAACGGCTGGAATTGGTACCAAAAGAGCAGAATTACTGTACCGTATCAGCACTTATTTCCAATCAAAAAACATACTCGAATTAGGAACTTCATTAGGGTTAGCTACTTCTGCTTTATCTTTAGGATCCCGTACTGTCGAGACAAAAGCAACTATTACAACTCTAGAAGGCTGCCCTCAAACTGCGAATCAAGCACAATTGCAATTTCAAAAATTTGGCTTCAAAAACATTGACATTGTTGTTGGCGAATTTGATACGTCATTTGAAAAATTATCAATAGAAAATTCGAAATACGACCTTATTTATTTTGATGGCAATCATTCAAAAAAAGCTACTTTAGATTATTTTGAACGCTTAGTACCCACAATTACTAATGATACTGTCTGGATTTTTGACGATATTCATTGGTCGGCAGAAATGGAAGCGGCTTGGGAAATTATAAAGAAGCACCCTAAAGTAAAAGTTACGATCGATACCTATCAATGGGGATTAGTATTCTTTAGGTACGAACAACCCAAACAGCATTTTATCATTCGAACATAA
- a CDS encoding carbonic anhydrase: MDIKQIFENNRKWIAKQLQTDENYFEELGKGQSPEFLYIGCSDSRVSAEELMGLQPGEVFVHRNIANMVPNTDLNSMSVINYAVMHLKVNHIVVCGHYGCGGVHAAMQQSDLGILNPWLRNIRDVYRIHRKELDAILNEKEKYKRLVELNVQEQCINIIKTAEVQKANRERSLKVYGWIFDIHSGKLIDLNIDFDAILKDIMAIYKIED; the protein is encoded by the coding sequence ATGGATATCAAACAAATTTTCGAAAACAATAGAAAATGGATTGCTAAACAACTTCAAACGGATGAAAATTATTTTGAAGAATTAGGTAAAGGGCAATCTCCGGAGTTTCTGTATATTGGTTGTTCCGACAGTCGCGTTTCTGCCGAAGAGTTGATGGGATTACAACCGGGAGAAGTCTTTGTGCATCGCAACATCGCTAATATGGTTCCCAATACTGATCTCAATTCGATGTCTGTAATCAATTATGCTGTGATGCATCTCAAAGTAAATCATATTGTTGTTTGTGGGCACTATGGCTGTGGTGGCGTGCATGCGGCAATGCAACAATCCGATTTAGGTATTTTAAATCCTTGGTTGCGAAACATTCGTGATGTGTATCGAATACATCGAAAAGAATTGGATGCTATTTTAAATGAAAAAGAAAAATATAAAAGATTGGTTGAGTTAAACGTTCAAGAGCAATGTATCAACATTATCAAAACCGCCGAAGTACAAAAAGCAAACAGAGAACGAAGTCTAAAAGTGTACGGTTGGATTTTTGACATTCATAGTGGAAAATTAATTGACCTTAATATCGATTTTGACGCTATACTAAAAGACATAATGGCTATTTATAAAATAGAAGACTAG
- a CDS encoding ABC transporter ATP-binding protein: MANPLIKITNIKRNFALGDETVYVLKGIDLEIKKGEYVALMGPSGSGKSTLMNLLGCLDTPTSGNYILNGKDVSKMKDDELAGIRNKEIGFVFQTFNLLPRMNALDNVALPMIYAGYTKPERRKRAEEVLTQVGLADRMDHQSNQLSGGQRQRVAIARALVNKPSIILADEPTGNLDSKTSLEIMALFNEIHSNGNTVILITHEEEIAAYANRIIRLRDGMIESDTLKS, from the coding sequence ATGGCAAATCCATTAATAAAAATTACAAATATTAAACGCAATTTTGCGTTAGGCGACGAAACCGTTTATGTACTCAAAGGCATTGATCTAGAAATCAAAAAAGGGGAATATGTCGCTTTGATGGGGCCATCGGGTTCTGGGAAATCAACTTTAATGAATCTTTTAGGCTGTTTAGACACGCCTACATCTGGAAATTACATACTAAATGGCAAAGATGTTAGTAAGATGAAAGATGATGAATTAGCTGGCATTCGCAACAAAGAAATAGGTTTTGTATTTCAAACCTTCAATCTCTTGCCTCGAATGAATGCTTTAGATAATGTCGCACTACCGATGATTTATGCAGGCTATACCAAACCCGAACGACGAAAAAGAGCCGAAGAAGTACTAACACAAGTGGGGTTAGCTGACCGAATGGATCATCAATCCAACCAACTTTCTGGAGGACAAAGGCAACGTGTAGCTATTGCGAGAGCATTAGTCAATAAACCCTCCATTATTCTTGCCGATGAACCTACAGGGAATTTAGATAGTAAAACATCCCTTGAAATCATGGCGCTTTTTAACGAAATTCATTCCAATGGCAACACCGTCATCCTAATCACACACGAAGAAGAAATTGCCGCTTATGCAAATAGAATCATTCGGTTGAGAGATGGAATGATTGAAAGTGACACCCTAAAAAGTTAG